TTCCGACGATCATCCGCGACTCGGGCTTCGGCGCGACGGTGGTGATCGGCTGGATCGCCGCACTCGCGTACGTGTTCGGCGCTGCCGGGATGATCCTGAACGGTGCGCGTTCCGACCGGAACAAGGAAGTGCGCTGGCACTTCGCGATCCCGGCCGGCTGCGGTGCGCTGGCGATGGCGGTGATGGCCGTGCTGCTCGGGATGCCGGGCGTGGCACCCGCGTTCACGATCGCAGCGATGATCGTGGCGCTGGCCGGCACGATGAGCGCGATTCCCGTGTTCTGGCAGTTGCCGAACCTGTATCTGGCCGGCAGCGCCGCTGCGATCGGCGTCGCGCTGATCAATTCGGTGTCGAACCTGGCCGGCTTCGGTGCGCCGTATGTGCTCGGGCTCGTCAAGAGCGCGACCGGCAGCCTCGCGCCGGGCCTTTACCTCGTCGCCGCGATCGAGCTGATGGCGGCCGTGCTGGTCGTGACCGGCATCGTGCATGCACACAAGTCGAAGGAATCCTGATCATGAGCGAACTCTTCAAGCGTGAGCGCCGGCAATTCGTGATGGCGTCGATGGCTGCGGCCGGCGGCATGCTGCTGGCTGGCCGCGCACCGGCCGCGACGCCGTCGGCGGCGCAGGGCGATGCGCTGAAGCCCGCGCAGGCGGCCGATCCGATCTCGCAGCATGGCGCGAGCCCGCGCCTGACCATTCACCTGCTCGATACCTATCACGGTGCGCCTGCGGCCGGCATGCACGTCGAGTTTTCGCGGATCGAGAAAGGCGAGGCCGTGCCGATCCGCAAGGCGGTCATCAACCGGAACGGGCGAACCGACGAGCCGCTGCTGATCGGCGACACCTACGTCGCAGGCGACTACGAACTGCTGATGCAGGTCGACGATTACTTCCGGATGAAGGGTGCGCGGCTGCCGTCGCCGTCGTTCCTGTCGCAGGTGCCGATCCGCTTCCGCGTCACCGATGCATCGGAACGGCTGCACCTGCCCGTGCAGTTCGGGCCGTGGAACTACACGTACTACCGCGGCAGCTGAGCGGCAGGTTCTTTCCGGATTCCTCGACCAGAATTGGAGCAAGCGAATGGCTGGCATCAGCACCCATGTTCTCGACCTGACGACCGGCAAGCCGATCGGCGGCGTACCGATCGAACTCTATGACCTCGGCGTCACGCCGCCCAGATTGCTGAACCGCACGGTCAGCAACGCCGACGGGCGAACCGACGCGCCGATGCTGCGCAGCGAAGCAGCGCGCGCCGGGCAGTTCGAACTGCGCTTCTCGATCGGTGCGCATTTCAAGGACGCGAGTGCGCTGTCCGACGTCGTGCCGGTTCGCTTCACCGTATTCGATCCGGCACAGCACTATCACGTGCCGCTGCTCTGCTCGCCGTGGTCGTTCTCGACGTACCGCGGCAGTTGATCTCACCTGAATGGAGAAGTGCTATGTCTCAAACCGATACCTACCTCGTCGACTCGATCCGCCTCGCGATGGAGAACGTACGGGAGCGCAAGACCTGGCCGTTCGGCGCCGTGCTCGTCCGCGACGGCAAGGTGCTCGCGCGTTCGGTCAATGAAGTGGAGGCGACGTGCGATCCGAGCGCGCATGCCGAGATGCAGGCCGTGCGTGCCGCGAGCAAGGCGCTCGGCAGCACGGACCTGAGCGGCTCGGTGATGTATGCGAGCGGGTATCCGTGTTCGATGTGCCTGTCGGCGATGTATCTGGCGGGCGTCAGCGAGGTGTATTACGCGTACTCGAACGAGGACGGCGAGCCGTACGACTTGTCGGCCGCGCGCGGGTATGTGGAGATCGCGCGTCCGCTGGAAGAGCGCGAGATGAAGCTTGTCTATCACCGTGCGCGCGATGAAGGGCAGGACCTGTATGAGGCCTGGCAAGCGGTGCATGGTAGCTGAGCGACGGGCTCGCACCACGCAGGGTTGATCGGTGCTGGCGCTTACGGCGCACTCCCCGGCACCGGTTTTGGGACATGCTTTCCTGATGAGGGAGGGTGTGTCCTTTTTTCTTTGGGCGGTTCGTGGTGGTTCGGGCGATGGGCCGCTGCCGGGCGATTGAGTAGAATCGCTGACGCACAACCGGCATGACCGGATGCGCGAGACGCGTGCGCAACTTGATGAAAATGAACGGCGCGCGTTTCGTTTCGATTGCTCGCGGCCAGAACGACAAGAAGCGATGACGGCCGCCATGACGTGTCATGTTCCGCATGGGGTTGCCGTGGCAACGATGGTGAGAGATGGCAGGTGGGCATGATCCACGACCAATGGCCTTTGGGGAGAAAAGCCATGAGCGAAACAACTTCCGTGCGTCGCAAGATCGGTAGCGGCCCGGCGACGCTCGCACTCGCCGAGTGCGGGATTGCCGGCATCGTCGGTATTTCGATCTTTAATAGTCCAGAGGCCTTTGCCGGGGCGTCGGGGTTCGGCGCGATCGGTACCGCGCTGGCTGTTATCGTCCTGTGCGGGATCGTTTCGCTCGGTGGTCTCGTCTGGGCGATCGGTGCGTTACTGAATGCAAATCGCGATGCCGGAGCGAACGCGATGCCGGCGTATTGCGCGATCGTGCTTCATGGCCTGCTGTGCTTGCCTATCCTGATCGTGATGATGCGGGCGGTATGAGGTGGGCGTTGCGTGCGTCGACCCGGCGTTCGCATGTGGTTGGGTGAGGGCGGCGGGAAGTGTGTTGCGGATGGCGCGAGCGCCGGACTTTACGTCGTGGGAGAGCTATCGGGAGATCTTGCGACGAGTAAGCGACGGACATGCGCCGTGGCACACATTCGAGAACTGATATTGCTGGAAGAGGGGCAGTGACTGCCAGAGAACCCTTCAGGCCATGTGCGGCAAGGGTTTGGAAGGACTGGAGCGGGCGATGGGAATCGAACCCACGTCATCAGCTTGGGAAGCTGAGGTAATGGCCATTATACGACGCCCGCAGAGCCGTTGATTCTACAAGAGGTTGGGTGAGAATGGCAAGCGTCGGATTCTGGCTACTGGCATGGCTACGTAGCGGAGCGCTAGCCGATGATGGCAAACAATCGACGAACGAACAGGTTCAATGATGTTGACTATTTTGACCATGACCCCCGAGCAGGAACAGGATGCGCGAGCAAAGGCGTTTTATCTGCTCAAGAAATGGACGAGTTTCACGTTCCTGGAATACGCCGTTGGACTATATCGGGACTTTCTCGGCGCGTATGCAAAACAACTGGACACACCGAGCCCAAATCAGGTGGAGCTCGAGGAAGCCTACACACATGATTTCTTGGGGGCACTGGTGCACATGGATCTGGGCATCGATGCATTGCGCCGAGGTCTTGACAAACGAGCAGCATACGACGCGCTGGTTATAGGAAGCCAGCAAGGCGGCGACCTGTTGTTTGGACGGAGTGCGCTTGAAATCGGTCGTAAATACGATCCGTTTTTTCATTCACTGGGGCTGAAGGACACCAACTTTTCGGATCCGGTGTATGCCACCGGATTCGCGGAGGGGGTGTGGATCGAGAGATTGATCTGCTACGCGCTCAAGTGCACGGTCGGGCTCGATTTTTCCGAATACCTTACCTATGGCAAGCGTGCCGACGGCGGCACACGTGTGTTCAAGCATTGGACGTATGAATCGTTGTTCCAGGATCCGTTATTTCCGGCCTGGCGGTATTGGCCACCCGGTCGCACCTATCCCGCATCGCTTCCTCCCTGTCCGCCGAAGAACGAATCCGCAAGCGGCGAGGTTTGCAGCGGTCAGGAGATTCCTGTCGAGGGGATCTGGGAGCCATGGTTTCCTTCCGGAGAGGTGGGCTGTCCGAGCTATTTCCTCAAAGGCAGTGTTGCCCACAAGTACTTGTTGGAAGGGTCCAACGACGAACATGCGGTGCGCTGGCGGCTGCTGTGGGAAGACACGCGTTACCGGGACGGCAGCATTCCGGCAGAGGAGGAAACTTACTTCCCCACGCCTGTCGCGCAACCGAGGCTACGGGTTCCGCCCGGAGAGCCTTGTCCGCGCACCGGTTACTGGCAAAGCCCAGCCGTGAAAGATTCGGTTCATGTCGAAGCCGGAGCGCCAATGCCGGGACCGCAACGCACAGCGTGGGGGATGGTCATTTGGCATTATGGTGATCCTCAACCGGACAATTGAAGAACTGCTAAGCCCTGAGGGTAACGGCGCTTCGCGACTTGGTCATGAAGCGTCTGATCGTAACGTAAGGCGGCACCGCAGCACCAACGCTGAGCGAAAC
The DNA window shown above is from Burkholderia cepacia and carries:
- a CDS encoding nucleoside deaminase, producing MSQTDTYLVDSIRLAMENVRERKTWPFGAVLVRDGKVLARSVNEVEATCDPSAHAEMQAVRAASKALGSTDLSGSVMYASGYPCSMCLSAMYLAGVSEVYYAYSNEDGEPYDLSAARGYVEIARPLEEREMKLVYHRARDEGQDLYEAWQAVHGS
- the uraH gene encoding hydroxyisourate hydrolase, with translation MSELFKRERRQFVMASMAAAGGMLLAGRAPAATPSAAQGDALKPAQAADPISQHGASPRLTIHLLDTYHGAPAAGMHVEFSRIEKGEAVPIRKAVINRNGRTDEPLLIGDTYVAGDYELLMQVDDYFRMKGARLPSPSFLSQVPIRFRVTDASERLHLPVQFGPWNYTYYRGS
- a CDS encoding Imm72 family immunity protein, giving the protein MMLTILTMTPEQEQDARAKAFYLLKKWTSFTFLEYAVGLYRDFLGAYAKQLDTPSPNQVELEEAYTHDFLGALVHMDLGIDALRRGLDKRAAYDALVIGSQQGGDLLFGRSALEIGRKYDPFFHSLGLKDTNFSDPVYATGFAEGVWIERLICYALKCTVGLDFSEYLTYGKRADGGTRVFKHWTYESLFQDPLFPAWRYWPPGRTYPASLPPCPPKNESASGEVCSGQEIPVEGIWEPWFPSGEVGCPSYFLKGSVAHKYLLEGSNDEHAVRWRLLWEDTRYRDGSIPAEEETYFPTPVAQPRLRVPPGEPCPRTGYWQSPAVKDSVHVEAGAPMPGPQRTAWGMVIWHYGDPQPDN
- the uraH gene encoding hydroxyisourate hydrolase, translated to MAGISTHVLDLTTGKPIGGVPIELYDLGVTPPRLLNRTVSNADGRTDAPMLRSEAARAGQFELRFSIGAHFKDASALSDVVPVRFTVFDPAQHYHVPLLCSPWSFSTYRGS